The genome window CCTTTTTCGTGGGTAAACCAATTATTAATACTCGGTTCGGTGGCTGATCCTAGCAAAACAAATTGGGCGTTATTATGGATAGAGTGGTAAATACTATGGTGAACTAGGTCAACCCCTTTTTGACCGTCTAAACGACCCACAAAAGCAACGATGGGCTTATGTTCATTCCTCAGTAGTAGTCTTTCTCGAAGGGCTTTCCTATTTTTAGCTTTTCCTTCAAATATATCGATGGTGTATTTGTGGGGAATGAGGGTATCTATTTCAGGATTCCAGATATTGTAGTCAATGCCGTTGAGGATGCCATCAAATTTGTAGTGGTGTAGTTCTAGGGTATGCCCTAAGCCATAGCTGACATCGCTGTATCTGGCTTCCCAAGCGTGGTGAGGGGATACGGTGTTGATGTGGTTAGAATAGACTATGCCCCCTTTCATCAGGTTGAGGGCAAAGGGGTTAAAGTTGTCCCTGAGGCGATCGTAATCATAATAATATTTTTCGTTATTTAAACCTGTGGCTTCGAGAATTTCTGTTCCTGTGATACCTTGGTGTTTAAAGTTATGGACGGTAAAACATACTCTCTGATTTGCCATACCATGCCATTTATACATTTCGTACAACATGACTGGTACTAATGCTGTTTGCCAATCATGGCAGTGAATAATGTCGGGGCGTTTGTTGCTGATAAATAAAAATTCTAAAGCTGCTTTACTAAAAAAGGCAAAGCGCATGGTGTCGTCGTTACAACCATAATAAC of Cyanobacterium sp. HL-69 contains these proteins:
- the glgA-2 gene encoding starch synthase, with amino-acid sequence MYIVHIASECAPVIKAGGLGDVIYGLSREVENRGNTVEIILPMYDCMRYDHIWGLHDAYKDLYVPWYDGTVHCSVYCGWVHGRLCFFIKPYSQDQFFDRGCYYGCNDDTMRFAFFSKAALEFLFISNKRPDIIHCHDWQTALVPVMLYEMYKWHGMANQRVCFTVHNFKHQGITGTEILEATGLNNEKYYYDYDRLRDNFNPFALNLMKGGIVYSNHINTVSPHHAWEARYSDVSYGLGHTLELHHYKFDGILNGIDYNIWNPEIDTLIPHKYTIDIFEGKAKNRKALRERLLLRNEHKPIVAFVGRLDGQKGVDLVHHSIYHSIHNNAQFVLLGSATEPSINNWFTHEKGFLNDNPDCHLELGFNEELAHLIYAGADIIVVPSVYEPCGLTQMIGLKYGTIPVVRGVGGLMDTVFDKDYDQHHSPDKRNGFVFYENDHNALESGLERAISLWHHYPKDFEILQKQGMEYDYSWNNPGKQYVRLYDYLRHK